One genomic segment of Falco cherrug isolate bFalChe1 chromosome 13, bFalChe1.pri, whole genome shotgun sequence includes these proteins:
- the FLRT3 gene encoding leucine-rich repeat transmembrane protein FLRT3 has translation MISVTWSIFLVWTKIGLLLDMAPYSVSAKPCPSVCRCDVGFIYCNDRDLTSIPTGIPEDATTLFLQNNQINNAGIPSELKNLLRVERIYLYHNSLDEFPTNLPKYVKELHLQENNIRTITYDSLSQIPYLEELHLDDNSVSAVSIEDGAFRDNIYLRLLFLSRNHLSTIPWGLPKTIEELRLDDNRISTISELSLQDLTNLKRLVLDGNLLNNHGLGDKVFMNLVNLTELSLVRNSLTAAPVNLPGTNLRRLYLQENHINRVPPNAFSYLRQLYRLDMSNNNLSNLPQGVFDDLDNITQLFLRNNPWHCGCKMKWVRDWLQSLPLKVNVRGLMCQAPEKVRGMAIKDLNAELFDCKDNGMISTIQITTAVPNTLYPAQGHWPVSVTKQPDIKTPNLNKNYRTTASPVRKIITIFVKSVSTETIHISWKVALPMTALRLSWLKMGHSPAFGSITETIVTGDRNDYLLTALEPESPYRVCMVPMETSNIYLSDETPECIETETAPLKMYNPTTTLNREQEKEPYKNSSLPLAAIIGGAVALVAIALLALVCWYVHRNGSLFSRNCAYSKGRRRKDDYAEAGTKKDNSILEIRETSFQMIPITNDQVSKEEFVIHTIFPPNGMNLYKNSHSESSSNRSYRDSGIPDSDHSHS, from the coding sequence ATGATTAGTGTAACCTGGAGCATCTTCCTAGTTTGGACTAAAATAGGGCTGTTACTTGACATGGCACCTTATTCTGTTAGTGCCAAACCATGCCCTTCAGTATGTCGCTGTGATGTGGGTTTCATATATTGTAATGATCGCGATTTGACGTCTATTCCTACAGGAATCCCAGAGGATGCTACTACCCTCTTCCTTCAGAACaatcaaataaataatgctGGGATTCCTTCAGAACTGAAGAACTTGCTTAGGGTGGAAAGAATATATTTATACCACAACAGCCTAGATGAATTCCCCACTAACCTCCCTAAGTACGTTAAGGAACTGCATTTGCAGGAGAATAATATAAGGACCATTACTTATGATTCGCTTTCACAAATTCCTTATCTGGAAGAACTGCATTTGGATGATAATTCCGTTTCCGCTGTTAGCATCGAGGATGGAGCTTTCCGGGACAACATCTATCtcagacttctttttctctctcgAAATCACCTTAGCACCATTCCCTGGGGTTTGCCTAAAACGATAGAAGAGCTACGCTTGGATGATAATCGTATTTCCACGATTTCAGAGCTGTCCCTTCAAGACCTTACAAATCTAAAACGTCTTGTTTTAGACGGAAATCTTCTCAATAATCATGGATTAGGAGACAAAGTGTTCATGAATCTTGTCAATCTTACAGAACTGTCATTGGTCCGCAATTCGCTCACAGCCGCACCTGTAAATTTGCCAGGAACAAACCTAAGAAGGCTTTATCTTCAAGAAAACCACATCAACCGTGTGCCACCCAATGCTTTCTCTTACTTAAGGCAGTTGTATCGGCTAGATATGTCCAACAACAATCTTAGCAATTTACCTCAGGGTGTCTTTGATGATCTGGACAACATCACTCAGCTTTTTCTTCGCAACAACCCTTGGCACTGTGGGTGCAAAATGAAATGGGTACGTGACTGGTTACAGTCGTTGCCTTTAAAAGTTAATGTACGTGGACTGATGTGTCAGGCACCAGAAAAAGTACGTGGAATGGCTATCAAAGACCTCAACGCAGAACTATTTGATTGTAAGGACAACGGCATGATAAGCACCATCCAAATCACTACTGCGGTACCAAACACATTATACCCAGCGCAGGGGCACTGGCCAGTTTCTGTCACCAAACAACCAGACATCAAAACTCCCAACCTAAATAAAAACTACAGAACCACAGCAAGCCCAGTACGCAAAATCATTACAATATTTGTGAAATCCGTAAGCACGGAAACTATTCACATCTCCTGGAAAGTTGCACTGCCAATGACAGCTTTAAGGCTGAGCTGGCTCAAGATGGGTCACAGCCCCGCCTTTGGATCTATAACCGAAACGATAGTTACAGGCGACAGAAACGACTATTTGCTCACGGCTCTTGAACCAGAATCGCCATACCGTGTATGCATGGTTCCCATGGAAACCAGCAACATCTATCTCTCCGACGAAACGCCTGAATGCATCGAGACTGAGACAGCGCCTCTTAAAATGTACAACCCTACCACCACCCTCAATCGGGAGCAAGAGAAAGAACCTTACAAAAACTCCAGCTTGCCCTTAGCTGCCATCATCGGTGGCGCGGTGGCGCTGGTGGCCATAGCGCTGCTAGCCCTGGTCTGCTGGTACGTCCACAGAAACGGGTCCCTGTTCTCCCGGAACTGCGCCTACAGCAAGGGACGCCGGAGAAAAGATGACTACGCCGAAGCGGGAACCAAGAAGGATAATTCCATCCTAGAAATCAGGGAGACTTCTTTCCAGATGATACCAATAACCAACGACCAAGTGTCCAAGGAGGAATTTGTAATACACACCATTTTCCCACCTAATGGCATGAATCTGTACAAGAACAGCCACAGTGAAAGCAGTAGTAACAGGAGCTACAGAGACAGTGGTATTCCAGATTCAGATCATTCACACTCATGA